One segment of Anatilimnocola aggregata DNA contains the following:
- a CDS encoding S1C family serine protease translates to MPVIRRNFRFWRLVRAHGTGLLLFAGGLTASLPATAEELISIDNRARLFAELARDVEHLEQQGNILKRTVKLVTPSVVHIEAKRDDDARNLNKTVEEAGSGVVIERAGKHFVITNRHVIKYSSLASIKIKLSDGRLLAPTQVWADRETDIAILAVPGKNLIPANIGDSDKLEIGDFVLAVGSPFGLSHSVTYGIISAKGRRDLQLGDDGVTNQDFLQTDAAINPGNSGGPLLNLRGEVVGINTAIASSSGGNEGIGFTIPVNMVMVVADQLIDHGQVVRAYLGVQLDATFTREEAIAAGLQRPEGARITGVTPRSPAEMARLQPGDVILNFNGYRVEDDDHLINLVSLTPVDKEVELTLMRDTQTVRLRVRVGNRSDLKPALETSRNE, encoded by the coding sequence ATGCCTGTCATTCGTCGCAATTTCCGCTTCTGGCGATTGGTTCGCGCCCACGGCACTGGCCTCCTCCTCTTCGCCGGTGGTCTGACGGCCAGCCTGCCCGCGACTGCCGAAGAGTTGATCTCCATTGATAACCGCGCCCGGCTCTTTGCCGAATTAGCTCGGGACGTCGAACACCTGGAACAACAGGGAAACATCCTCAAGCGAACGGTCAAGCTCGTCACTCCTTCGGTTGTGCACATCGAAGCCAAGCGCGACGACGATGCTCGCAATCTGAACAAGACGGTCGAAGAAGCCGGTTCGGGCGTCGTCATCGAACGGGCTGGCAAGCACTTCGTGATCACCAACCGCCATGTGATCAAGTACTCGTCGCTGGCCAGCATCAAAATCAAGCTCTCCGACGGCCGGTTACTGGCACCAACTCAAGTCTGGGCCGATCGCGAGACCGATATCGCCATTCTCGCCGTTCCCGGCAAAAACTTGATTCCGGCGAACATCGGCGACAGCGATAAGCTCGAAATTGGCGACTTCGTTCTCGCCGTCGGCAGCCCGTTTGGCCTCAGCCATTCGGTGACATATGGCATTATCTCCGCGAAAGGTCGCCGCGACTTGCAACTCGGCGACGACGGCGTCACCAATCAAGATTTCCTCCAAACCGATGCCGCCATTAACCCCGGCAACAGCGGGGGACCACTCCTTAACCTGCGCGGCGAAGTAGTCGGCATCAACACCGCCATCGCCAGCAGTTCGGGCGGTAACGAAGGAATTGGCTTCACGATTCCCGTGAACATGGTCATGGTCGTCGCCGATCAACTGATCGATCACGGCCAGGTGGTCCGCGCCTATCTCGGCGTTCAACTCGATGCCACTTTCACCCGCGAAGAAGCAATCGCTGCCGGCCTGCAACGACCCGAAGGGGCGCGCATCACTGGCGTTACTCCTCGGTCCCCTGCCGAAATGGCCCGCCTGCAGCCCGGCGACGTCATCCTCAACTTCAACGGTTACCGCGTCGAAGACGACGACCATCTGATCAACCTGGTCAGCCTGACTCCCGTCGACAAGGAAGTCGAACTGACCCTCATGCGCGATACTCAGACCGTTCGCCTGCGCGTCCGTGTCGGCAATCGCAGCGATCTCAAGCCCGCTCTCGAAACCTCGCGCAACGAGTAG
- a CDS encoding serine/threonine-protein kinase, whose translation MALEQLGPYRLEKTLGRGGMGAVYLGIHRETGEKAAVKVLAPNLSDDLLFRERFKAEVNTLKQLLHPGIVRLHGYGEEDGHLYYVMEYVPGRNLQDELAAGRRFTWRDVTRMGVQIALALKHAHDRGVVHRDLKPANLLLTDDDQVKLTDFGIAKLYGGTSVTADGSVMGTADYMAPEQARGKQVTSRCDLYSLGSVLYALITGRPPFAGKTLTEVIHNLMHEKPVALRRLAPDAPDELENIVMQLLEKDAANRIPTAIAVANRLKAMEHALSIETRIEPPTPAVDDDDFALQPLDQPTPRSHPTSRGLNSSPTVDMPASGPHSALVGGELPTLITGPNPSPLAGLPTQATSQNAVQPSAATHAPSGNEYALAPPVKSSHFTTVSEEELRRKYESREAPQQSKLDWAKLAGVLLSGLVALALFAFAMTRQPSADHLATTIQAAVDADGTEGLIVVEADLENFIERFPDDPRAGQMQAYAKELDLYRLQRQFDRRTRRSADGQALLPVERLYLQAQRTAQTDPVAALEQFEAIVTLLAGDRDPKATKADELIATRCLDLAKKQIEQLKETGLQTEKHQLELIRRQLDRATELATDKPAEAAAIRQSVITLFGDKPWAAEMVREAQSSASATAP comes from the coding sequence ATGGCTTTGGAACAACTGGGCCCCTATCGACTGGAAAAAACGCTCGGTCGCGGCGGCATGGGGGCGGTCTATCTCGGCATTCATCGCGAGACGGGCGAGAAGGCGGCCGTGAAAGTTCTGGCTCCGAACCTCTCCGACGATTTATTGTTTCGCGAGCGCTTTAAGGCCGAAGTCAACACGCTCAAGCAACTGCTTCACCCGGGCATTGTCCGTTTGCATGGCTATGGCGAGGAGGACGGCCACCTCTACTATGTGATGGAGTATGTTCCCGGGCGCAACCTGCAGGACGAATTGGCGGCCGGCAGGCGATTCACGTGGCGCGACGTGACCCGCATGGGTGTTCAGATCGCACTCGCCCTCAAGCATGCTCACGATCGTGGTGTCGTACATCGCGACCTGAAGCCTGCAAACTTGCTGCTGACCGACGACGATCAGGTCAAGCTCACCGACTTTGGCATCGCCAAACTCTACGGCGGCACGAGTGTCACTGCTGACGGCAGTGTGATGGGAACCGCCGACTACATGGCGCCCGAGCAAGCGCGCGGCAAGCAGGTCACCAGTCGCTGCGATCTTTATAGCCTGGGAAGTGTTCTGTACGCGCTGATCACCGGTCGTCCCCCGTTTGCAGGCAAGACGCTGACGGAGGTGATTCACAACCTGATGCACGAAAAGCCGGTGGCCTTGCGGCGTTTGGCTCCCGATGCGCCGGACGAACTTGAAAACATCGTCATGCAGTTGTTAGAGAAAGATGCGGCGAACCGAATTCCCACAGCGATTGCGGTGGCGAATCGCCTCAAGGCAATGGAGCACGCGCTCTCGATCGAAACTCGCATCGAGCCACCCACACCAGCCGTTGATGACGACGATTTTGCCTTGCAACCGTTAGACCAGCCAACTCCCCGCTCGCATCCGACCTCCCGGGGCCTCAATTCGTCGCCGACGGTCGATATGCCCGCCAGTGGTCCCCATTCGGCATTGGTCGGCGGCGAACTCCCCACGCTCATCACGGGTCCCAACCCAAGTCCGCTAGCGGGACTGCCGACTCAAGCCACCAGCCAGAATGCAGTTCAACCTTCGGCAGCTACGCATGCCCCGAGCGGAAATGAATACGCGCTAGCACCACCCGTCAAGTCGTCTCACTTCACAACGGTTAGTGAGGAAGAACTGCGTCGCAAGTACGAGTCGCGCGAGGCTCCCCAACAGAGCAAGCTCGATTGGGCCAAGCTGGCCGGTGTGCTTCTGAGCGGACTCGTGGCGTTGGCCTTGTTCGCATTTGCGATGACGCGTCAGCCATCGGCCGATCACCTGGCCACCACAATTCAAGCTGCAGTCGATGCCGATGGGACGGAAGGGCTGATTGTCGTCGAAGCAGACCTGGAGAACTTTATCGAACGATTTCCGGACGATCCTCGCGCTGGGCAGATGCAAGCTTATGCAAAGGAACTCGACTTGTATCGCCTCCAGCGGCAATTCGATCGTCGGACCCGGCGCAGCGCTGACGGGCAAGCCCTGTTGCCCGTGGAACGGCTCTATTTGCAGGCTCAGCGAACAGCTCAGACCGATCCGGTTGCTGCTCTCGAGCAGTTCGAGGCCATTGTTACCCTGCTTGCCGGCGATCGAGATCCGAAGGCAACAAAAGCCGACGAACTGATTGCGACGCGCTGCTTGGATTTGGCAAAAAAACAAATTGAACAACTGAAAGAGACCGGTCTGCAGACCGAGAAACATCAGCTGGAATTGATTCGCCGCCAATTAGACCGTGCTACGGAACTGGCGACCGACAAGCCCGCGGAGGCTGCAGCCATTCGCCAGAGTGTAATCACGTTATTCGGCGACAAACCCTGGGCCGCCGAGATGGTCCGCGAAGCTCAATCGTCTGCCTCGGCAACAGCGCCGTAG
- a CDS encoding helix-turn-helix transcriptional regulator, translating to MARNEQLVRQHKLLQILEANRFGRTLDELREAVVTELGLGTLHERSVRRDLEALQAAGIDIEMQESQRGRIWKFGPRGRAAVKVAASATELIALSLSRDLLYPLAGTPFWQGIESFWNKLQEELPPAVRKHYQEYRQTLYVRGMPAKSYQKQQGILGTLHRAILEHRIVDIEYQPPGKDVQKRTIEPYAVVFYNNSLYILAAASEIPEGQERIRHLKLDRFLKAVALDQWFQLPPDFNLEEHLGQGTGIFSGGKPRDFKIRITARGARWVAEDPWHPEQTIDQQADGSILLTVKAAHELEIIPRVLSLGTEAELLAPEVCRKMIAGVLRQAANQYGPAS from the coding sequence ATGGCTCGTAACGAACAATTGGTTCGCCAACACAAGCTCCTGCAGATTCTGGAAGCGAATCGTTTTGGTCGCACACTCGACGAACTGCGCGAAGCTGTGGTGACTGAACTTGGCCTGGGGACACTGCACGAACGGAGCGTCCGGCGCGACCTCGAAGCTCTGCAGGCAGCGGGCATCGATATCGAGATGCAGGAATCGCAGCGCGGCCGAATTTGGAAGTTTGGTCCCCGCGGTCGTGCCGCGGTGAAAGTGGCAGCTTCCGCGACCGAACTAATCGCCCTGTCGCTGAGTCGTGACTTGCTCTATCCCCTCGCGGGTACTCCCTTTTGGCAAGGCATTGAATCGTTTTGGAATAAGCTGCAAGAAGAGCTGCCCCCTGCTGTTCGCAAGCACTACCAAGAGTATCGACAGACGCTCTACGTGCGCGGCATGCCCGCCAAGTCGTATCAGAAGCAGCAAGGCATTCTGGGTACGCTCCATCGGGCAATTCTGGAGCATCGCATTGTCGACATCGAGTATCAGCCGCCGGGCAAAGATGTGCAGAAGCGGACCATCGAGCCTTACGCAGTCGTTTTCTATAACAACAGTCTGTACATCCTGGCTGCGGCCAGTGAGATTCCCGAAGGTCAAGAGCGAATCCGGCACTTGAAGCTGGATCGCTTCTTAAAAGCCGTCGCTCTCGATCAGTGGTTTCAGTTGCCGCCAGACTTCAATCTCGAAGAGCATCTCGGACAAGGCACGGGCATCTTCTCCGGCGGCAAGCCGCGAGACTTCAAAATCCGGATCACTGCCCGCGGCGCACGATGGGTGGCTGAAGATCCGTGGCATCCTGAACAAACTATCGATCAACAGGCTGACGGCAGCATTCTGCTAACGGTGAAGGCCGCGCACGAGTTGGAAATCATTCCGCGCGTGCTGTCGCTCGGTACCGAGGCGGAATTACTCGCGCCCGAAGTATGCCGGAAGATGATCGCCGGCGTGTTGCGTCAAGCGGCCAATCAATATGGCCCGGCATCGTAA
- a CDS encoding formylglycine-generating enzyme family protein: MFATAARSLIVLVVFPSLLLAQASGDTLGISKTKPAAGRYVETPHGYMIPYEAKIPGTDITYRMQPIPGGKVKVGSPESEAGRQPDEGPQFEVTIEPFWMAEREVSWAEYKYYMTMHDQLKKLYEAKIRPVADPKSDLVVTAPSNLYDPTFTFKQGADPQQPAVTMSQFAAKQYTKWLSGISGQFLRLPSEAEWEYACRAGSTTAFHFGDDPKQLGDYAWYYENGGETTHKVGLKKPNAWGLYDMHGNVGEWVLDEYAADSYKARAGKTVSAAEAIAWPTKLYPRIVKGGGWDDDAANCRVAVRQQSDDDSWRGEDPNFPQSPWWFTSEPALSVGFRPIRPLQAPATIAERNKFWQADIQQIRDDVNQRVDKEGRGVRGIADAALPADLKKLEDPK; this comes from the coding sequence ATGTTTGCAACCGCAGCGCGTAGCTTGATAGTGCTAGTCGTATTTCCCTCCCTTCTGTTGGCTCAAGCGAGTGGCGACACGCTGGGAATCTCGAAAACCAAACCGGCCGCCGGACGTTACGTAGAAACGCCACACGGCTACATGATTCCCTATGAGGCGAAGATTCCCGGCACCGATATTACCTATCGCATGCAGCCCATCCCGGGCGGCAAAGTGAAGGTCGGCAGCCCGGAGTCAGAAGCGGGGCGCCAGCCCGATGAGGGGCCACAGTTTGAAGTAACCATCGAGCCTTTCTGGATGGCCGAGCGCGAAGTCTCGTGGGCCGAATACAAGTACTACATGACGATGCACGATCAGCTGAAGAAACTCTACGAAGCGAAGATTCGCCCCGTGGCCGATCCCAAGAGCGACCTGGTCGTGACGGCGCCTTCGAATTTGTATGATCCCACGTTCACGTTTAAGCAAGGTGCCGATCCGCAGCAACCGGCCGTGACGATGAGCCAGTTCGCCGCCAAGCAATACACCAAATGGTTAAGTGGCATCTCTGGGCAGTTCCTCCGTCTGCCCAGCGAAGCCGAATGGGAGTATGCCTGCCGCGCTGGCTCAACCACCGCATTTCACTTTGGCGATGATCCGAAGCAACTGGGCGACTATGCCTGGTACTACGAAAACGGTGGCGAGACCACTCACAAAGTCGGCCTGAAAAAGCCGAATGCCTGGGGCTTGTACGACATGCATGGAAACGTCGGCGAGTGGGTTTTGGACGAATACGCTGCCGACAGCTACAAGGCCCGCGCAGGTAAGACTGTTTCCGCCGCTGAGGCCATTGCCTGGCCAACGAAGCTCTATCCGCGCATTGTCAAAGGTGGTGGTTGGGACGACGACGCGGCCAATTGTCGCGTGGCGGTTCGCCAGCAATCGGACGATGATTCCTGGCGCGGCGAAGATCCCAACTTCCCCCAAAGTCCTTGGTGGTTTACGAGTGAACCGGCCCTGAGCGTGGGCTTTCGGCCCATTCGTCCGCTCCAAGCGCCAGCGACCATTGCCGAACGAAACAAGTTTTGGCAAGCAGACATTCAACAAATTCGCGATGACGTCAATCAGCGCGTCGATAAGGAAGGCCGCGGTGTCCGCGGCATTGCCGACGCAGCTTTGCCCGCCGACTTGAAGAAGCTGGAAGATCCCAAGTAA
- a CDS encoding TraR/DksA family transcriptional regulator, translating to MARKEAVAQLRQILVRRRDALRKALAGDLSSLKELRQQTSGDMMDAAMDSAQDEISSQLAEVESRELAHIDVALERMRQGDYGSCEGCGHGIPLARLQALPYATMCITCQREAEKNGDTIGSGAKQMFDFGLDSDVSSGDVEIDIS from the coding sequence ATGGCACGTAAAGAAGCAGTAGCACAACTTCGTCAAATCCTCGTTCGCCGGCGCGACGCTCTGCGTAAAGCCCTTGCGGGCGACTTGAGCTCGCTCAAGGAACTCCGCCAGCAGACTTCCGGCGACATGATGGACGCCGCTATGGACTCTGCCCAGGACGAAATCAGCTCGCAGTTGGCCGAAGTCGAAAGTCGCGAACTCGCGCATATCGACGTCGCCCTCGAGCGGATGCGCCAAGGCGACTACGGCAGCTGCGAAGGTTGCGGTCACGGCATTCCGCTCGCCCGCCTGCAAGCCCTGCCCTATGCCACCATGTGCATCACTTGCCAACGCGAAGCCGAAAAGAATGGCGACACCATCGGCTCCGGTGCCAAGCAAATGTTCGACTTCGGGCTCGACAGCGATGTCTCGTCCGGCGATGTCGAAATCGATATCTCCTAG
- a CDS encoding sigma factor-like helix-turn-helix DNA-binding protein, whose translation MVAELHAPPSERDFQVFRLIKVEQRTTREVAEIVGISQTRVCQIVQRVLDFLVATAPADDDEKQRAQRLYVARELAAERFDFLFKAALDSFEESKGEETITRTVNSQFRAGLETSTTRSSCGDVRYLAQAARINVMAAKLAASRLPPWNLAVDESIADANEHDTSPAPRNHPLEDCSTEATESPRMAEKKSGQQAVSRGKRYLSRRELIEFFRGIEGRTVPVQEEAEGFSPREELEQVLATSAPLPDQQPAATGKPLTAKQRRARAKFLQRKRSAK comes from the coding sequence ATGGTTGCCGAACTGCATGCGCCGCCCAGTGAGCGGGACTTTCAGGTCTTTCGTCTGATTAAAGTCGAACAGCGAACGACTCGCGAAGTGGCCGAAATCGTGGGAATTTCGCAGACTCGCGTTTGTCAGATCGTCCAGCGAGTGCTGGACTTTTTGGTGGCGACGGCCCCTGCTGACGATGATGAAAAACAGCGGGCTCAGCGGCTGTATGTTGCCCGGGAATTGGCCGCGGAACGGTTCGATTTTCTCTTCAAGGCCGCGCTCGATAGTTTCGAAGAGTCGAAAGGTGAAGAGACGATCACCCGCACGGTCAACTCGCAGTTTCGCGCCGGCTTGGAGACGAGCACGACCCGCTCTAGCTGCGGCGATGTTCGCTACCTGGCTCAGGCCGCGCGCATCAATGTAATGGCGGCGAAGCTGGCCGCGTCTCGGTTGCCACCTTGGAACCTCGCGGTCGATGAGAGCATCGCGGATGCAAACGAACACGATACTTCCCCAGCGCCCAGGAACCACCCGTTGGAGGACTGTTCAACGGAGGCGACCGAATCGCCGCGAATGGCTGAGAAGAAGTCCGGTCAACAGGCTGTAAGTCGTGGCAAGCGATACCTTTCGCGCCGCGAGCTGATTGAGTTCTTTCGGGGAATCGAGGGGCGCACAGTACCTGTTCAAGAGGAGGCTGAAGGGTTCTCGCCGCGCGAGGAACTCGAGCAAGTGTTGGCCACTTCCGCCCCGCTGCCAGACCAGCAACCGGCGGCCACGGGCAAGCCGCTGACTGCCAAGCAGCGCCGCGCGCGAGCAAAGTTCTTGCAACGCAAGAGAAGCGCAAAGTAA
- a CDS encoding FHA domain-containing protein, whose product MTPPRTFKTGLLGSATGDLVLQICGGEHDGRTLRIAAAKCVIGSATGCTLRLRARGVRPIHCLILRGPRGAVVRCWTADVLLNERGFSESALGVGDSLQLGPVKLSVVDLGRPAPADEAPAEEEAECSTVNQTPEAQPPQRPSPRVRNRRKQLFDVLRQDRKQQAELQATIQSQSEQLKAMQQQVEQVTVAATNVERTSTAAIDDCVQQQLAKTVEQLRQELEAAAQRRALEQQSVSRQRANWEEQAEQRRTAELQQLRDELQQEQALQSSKMAAELKAKHDGEIAQLRDAAIRAAASTKAELTAIADERETLAREVAALKLALETKEHSEEFSRQSIASQIEQLSHAFELVRQERDELFQRLQDEQLNFDQQLARAQSQADEARLSALRQLREVQSNADTKAAQLEQELTALRSQTAGASTSLQQERDGWTQARKSLEAELVALNGRLRQSEELLHEARENSGQLQAAVLAEAESARKERDAVRAQMLRQQQDWTEFRTRLEAAGVEERQLAEERCAGLQAELATQRQAYELARSESRQLQDQLTQLQIELEQSQEALFAAEHGVNNRLQQMTVSMEQLQIDRGGVESQLEIERAEWEQERNALALCVAELQTEVTRLTTEQAAAEEAARQQLTSEAERRVDTAQQALIAAQQQLEHWQEAATTNKLQCEELLAAAAKFQRQELAWQLEREQLEILQQSSNERLQHLETAINDLQQQLADAHAAVAVTCAPSSFAAPPAEENLGRTINVNNQDLAALQEQSMLAAVVPGGLLAPHDVSHVPDSAELQARAATLQEQAEELAAQQSQLEEQQAIVARQRIELEQFQASLVELEQTLLHREQELQQLASMPANAAAVPAADHYYEHSYGGAEEAERESNPLSESEAFAAMADQVAALYREPQEVVNEQVSLADANVHDSLYDSPATFSNPEEPLSNAEEPDAEESLIIPTTSPADAEVADAVSNEFIIQPSADDVVEATPPLFNAEESSAGDDFESQLEARMARVMRQEKSSWNAASSTGNEGSDNLAPAEPEAPPTQSQAVNSVLDRLREAGLWKGEGTAKSDQLPSSHPPVDEGLCRQSSVGAIVGDLPTAADVEEQVEEEPEDNLALLARSAPAKASLLESPTSEQSEADDSIESYMSRLMQRLRKSDEVEEPVKKNTGNNHSRVSTPVAAPVVPVAPVKQTDSTPLTSLSDLAPRSQAPELGANLAAMRELANSAARGAIETHKQQSSAQRVTKRTVFSLMALLVASGFVLCYVRTNSSIALGGVALSILWAVSSSALAGYQNMTLRRASQDSNDVPPDAAK is encoded by the coding sequence ATGACACCCCCCCGAACATTCAAAACTGGTTTGCTTGGTTCTGCGACCGGCGACCTGGTACTCCAGATTTGCGGCGGCGAGCACGACGGCCGAACGCTGCGGATTGCAGCGGCCAAGTGCGTAATCGGCTCCGCCACCGGCTGCACGCTGCGGCTGCGTGCCCGGGGAGTTCGCCCGATCCATTGCCTCATCCTGCGGGGACCTCGCGGCGCGGTCGTCCGCTGCTGGACGGCCGATGTCCTGCTCAATGAGCGGGGCTTTTCGGAATCTGCCCTCGGCGTGGGGGACTCGCTGCAACTCGGTCCCGTCAAGCTATCGGTGGTGGATCTTGGCCGGCCGGCACCTGCAGACGAGGCGCCTGCTGAAGAGGAAGCCGAATGTTCAACGGTTAATCAGACACCAGAGGCACAACCGCCGCAGCGCCCTTCGCCCCGCGTTCGCAATCGCCGCAAGCAGCTGTTTGACGTGTTGCGACAAGATCGCAAACAACAGGCCGAGCTCCAAGCGACGATTCAGTCGCAGTCAGAGCAGCTAAAGGCGATGCAGCAGCAGGTTGAGCAAGTGACAGTCGCCGCCACGAACGTCGAACGCACCTCGACAGCTGCAATCGACGATTGCGTGCAGCAGCAGTTGGCCAAGACTGTCGAGCAACTTCGCCAGGAACTCGAGGCTGCCGCCCAACGTCGCGCGCTGGAGCAGCAATCGGTCAGTCGCCAACGTGCGAACTGGGAAGAACAGGCCGAACAACGACGAACCGCGGAATTGCAGCAACTGCGCGATGAACTGCAGCAAGAACAGGCGTTGCAGTCGAGCAAGATGGCCGCGGAATTGAAGGCCAAACACGATGGGGAAATCGCGCAGCTGCGCGATGCGGCGATTCGCGCTGCTGCCAGTACCAAAGCCGAGCTGACGGCCATCGCGGATGAGCGAGAGACCCTGGCTCGGGAGGTCGCCGCGCTCAAGCTGGCCCTAGAAACCAAAGAACACAGCGAAGAGTTCTCTCGGCAATCGATTGCGTCGCAGATCGAACAATTGTCGCACGCCTTTGAGCTGGTTCGGCAAGAACGCGATGAGCTCTTTCAGCGCCTGCAGGACGAGCAACTGAACTTCGACCAACAACTGGCCCGCGCGCAGTCGCAGGCCGATGAAGCTCGGTTATCGGCACTGCGTCAACTGCGCGAAGTGCAGAGCAATGCCGATACGAAGGCTGCTCAACTCGAACAAGAGCTCACCGCACTCCGCTCGCAAACGGCGGGCGCTTCGACGTCGCTACAACAAGAACGCGATGGTTGGACCCAGGCTCGCAAATCGCTCGAAGCTGAGCTCGTCGCGCTCAATGGCCGTCTGCGTCAAAGCGAAGAACTGCTGCACGAAGCGAGAGAAAACTCCGGTCAGCTGCAAGCGGCAGTGCTGGCGGAAGCTGAATCGGCTCGCAAAGAGCGAGATGCCGTCCGCGCGCAAATGTTGCGTCAACAACAAGACTGGACCGAATTCCGCACTCGGCTGGAAGCGGCCGGTGTGGAAGAACGCCAACTTGCTGAAGAACGCTGTGCAGGCCTGCAGGCCGAACTTGCGACCCAACGACAAGCCTACGAACTGGCCCGCAGCGAGAGCCGTCAGCTGCAAGATCAGCTGACCCAATTGCAAATTGAATTGGAGCAAAGCCAGGAGGCTCTGTTTGCCGCCGAACATGGCGTGAACAATCGTCTGCAGCAAATGACGGTCTCGATGGAGCAGTTGCAGATTGATCGCGGTGGCGTCGAAAGCCAGCTCGAGATCGAGCGAGCCGAATGGGAGCAAGAGCGAAATGCGCTGGCTCTCTGCGTTGCCGAGTTGCAAACCGAAGTCACGCGTCTTACCACCGAACAGGCCGCTGCTGAAGAAGCGGCTCGCCAGCAACTAACGTCGGAGGCGGAACGCCGCGTCGACACCGCGCAGCAGGCCTTGATCGCCGCGCAGCAACAACTCGAGCATTGGCAGGAGGCCGCGACCACCAACAAGTTGCAATGCGAAGAGTTGCTGGCCGCCGCCGCCAAGTTTCAGCGTCAAGAACTTGCCTGGCAACTGGAGCGGGAACAGCTCGAGATCTTGCAGCAGAGTTCGAACGAACGCCTGCAACACCTCGAAACGGCCATCAACGATCTCCAGCAACAATTGGCCGATGCTCACGCAGCCGTCGCCGTGACCTGTGCTCCGTCGTCGTTTGCAGCCCCGCCGGCAGAAGAAAATTTGGGACGGACGATCAACGTTAACAATCAAGATCTGGCCGCCTTGCAAGAGCAAAGCATGCTGGCGGCCGTGGTGCCAGGTGGCCTCCTGGCTCCGCACGATGTCTCTCACGTGCCGGACTCGGCCGAACTGCAAGCTCGCGCGGCCACGTTGCAGGAACAGGCTGAAGAGCTCGCAGCGCAACAATCTCAGCTGGAAGAACAGCAGGCCATCGTCGCTCGCCAACGCATTGAGTTAGAGCAATTCCAAGCTTCGCTGGTCGAGTTGGAACAAACGCTCCTGCACCGCGAACAAGAATTGCAGCAGTTGGCTTCGATGCCGGCAAACGCTGCTGCCGTACCAGCTGCCGATCACTATTACGAGCACTCGTATGGCGGAGCGGAAGAAGCCGAGCGCGAGTCCAATCCACTGTCGGAAAGCGAAGCCTTTGCGGCAATGGCCGACCAGGTCGCGGCGCTTTATCGCGAACCGCAAGAAGTTGTCAACGAGCAAGTATCTCTGGCCGATGCCAACGTGCACGATAGCCTGTACGATTCGCCGGCAACGTTCTCCAACCCGGAAGAACCGCTATCGAACGCTGAGGAACCAGACGCAGAAGAATCGCTGATCATTCCCACGACTTCGCCCGCAGACGCAGAGGTGGCGGACGCCGTCAGCAATGAGTTCATCATTCAGCCCAGTGCCGATGACGTCGTCGAGGCAACTCCCCCGTTGTTCAATGCGGAGGAGTCAAGCGCAGGTGATGACTTCGAAAGTCAGCTCGAAGCCCGTATGGCCCGCGTCATGCGGCAAGAGAAGTCGTCGTGGAACGCAGCCAGTTCGACTGGCAACGAAGGCTCCGATAATCTCGCTCCCGCCGAGCCCGAAGCTCCTCCCACGCAATCTCAAGCGGTGAACAGCGTCCTCGACCGCCTGCGCGAAGCAGGTTTGTGGAAGGGTGAGGGGACCGCGAAATCAGATCAGTTGCCGAGTTCGCATCCCCCCGTGGATGAAGGTCTCTGCCGGCAGAGCAGTGTTGGCGCGATTGTCGGTGATCTGCCCACCGCAGCTGACGTTGAAGAGCAGGTCGAAGAGGAACCAGAGGACAACCTCGCGCTACTTGCGAGAAGTGCTCCGGCGAAGGCCAGCTTGTTGGAATCTCCCACCAGCGAACAAAGCGAGGCTGATGATTCGATCGAGTCTTACATGTCGCGGTTGATGCAGCGTCTGCGAAAAAGTGATGAGGTCGAAGAACCGGTCAAGAAGAACACGGGAAATAATCACTCGCGCGTTTCAACCCCTGTTGCCGCCCCCGTGGTTCCGGTGGCTCCGGTGAAGCAGACAGATTCGACGCCGCTCACAAGCTTGTCGGACTTGGCTCCTCGTAGTCAGGCACCTGAACTAGGCGCCAATCTCGCAGCAATGCGCGAATTGGCGAACTCGGCGGCTCGTGGCGCGATCGAAACGCACAAGCAGCAGAGCAGTGCCCAGCGAGTCACGAAGCGAACGGTATTCTCGCTCATGGCTTTGCTGGTCGCGTCGGGGTTTGTGCTGTGTTACGTCCGCACCAATTCGAGCATCGCACTCGGGGGTGTCGCACTGAGCATTCTCTGGGCGGTCAGTTCGAGCGCCCTGGCCGGTTATCAAAACATGACACTGCGCCGCGCGTCGCAGGATTCCAACGATGTTCCCCCGGACGCAGCGAAATAA